In Megalops cyprinoides isolate fMegCyp1 chromosome 8, fMegCyp1.pri, whole genome shotgun sequence, the genomic stretch atgagctaaacaaatgtaaaaatgataataatagtaaatatgataataaaaacGAACTTGATGGCAGGTTTCAAAGCGCAAGCTCCAAAATGAAGAACATACTGTTTGATGACAAGTTCAATCTTTCTATTGCAAGCCCCCAAAAACTTACGAGGAAGGTTAAATTAGGCTAACAAGCTTGAGCAAACCCCGATTTtcataaaattgaaaatgataaaaaaaagacaaaaaagttgGCAAACTTCTTTCTTGGTCTAGCAAGCCCCATAAAAAATTCACGTGGAGAACTTTTATGAAGGGGTTGACAagcttgatttgtttttctttctatgCTGAGACTCACATGAAAAACTCTGGAGATGAAGGGTTGTTGTCACTGCTCGAGCCGTTTTCTCTGAAGCCATTGCTGATAAGCTTCTCGTATTTTTCCTTGTAGGCATCCCTCTCCCGGACCAGCCTGGAGATCTCTTGCTTGAGGTGATCAACTTGCTGAATGAGCTGGGTCTTCTCGCCTTCCAGGACATGCCGTTGCTGGACCCTCTTGTAGCGACAGGACTGGGCATAAcctctgtttttcagggttcTCCTCTTTTGTTTAAGCCTGATCACTTCTTCTTTGCTGACCCCCCGGAGCTGCCGATTGAGCTCTCGCACTGACATGGTCACCAGCTGCTCATCTGAAAACCGGTCCTCCAAATGCATGTGTTGGTGGTTTCCTCCCGAGTTCCCGTTGGGTGGGACCCCGGGCGCTTGGTGATGTCCCCCggcgtggtggtggtggtggtggtggtgaggacCCCCGTTCTGGGCTGCAGCAGCCGCGATAACTGCGGATACAACAGCGGCTGCCGACCCCATCTCTTCCCCGGCCATGGTGCCTCCTGCTCCGGCTCCACCGGCAAACTGCTGCCCTCTAGCATAGCCATCGAAGGTCTGAAGCTGATGACTGCTGTTGATCAGCGCCTCTACGGCGTCTTCGGGGCTGAAGCCCAAAGCCTCCGGGTTCAGCTGCTGTTGGTAACCGGTCATCCAGTAGAAATCCTCCAAGTGTGCCTTCTGTTCGCTCCCGGAGCCTGGACTAGGCGCCGAGAAGCTTGGAGAAGGGGGTACCGAGCTGCAAGGCGTGCTCATCGGGGTGGAAGACAGGGATCCCCCGGCGATCAGGCGGCTGCACTGGCT encodes the following:
- the LOC118781708 gene encoding transcription factor Maf-like, whose product is MASELAMSNSDLPTSPLAMEYVNDFDLMKFEVKKEPVEPDRSISQCSRLIAGGSLSSTPMSTPCSSVPPSPSFSAPSPGSGSEQKAHLEDFYWMTGYQQQLNPEALGFSPEDAVEALINSSHQLQTFDGYARGQQFAGGAGAGGTMAGEEMGSAAAVVSAVIAAAAAQNGGPHHHHHHHHAGGHHQAPGVPPNGNSGGNHQHMHLEDRFSDEQLVTMSVRELNRQLRGVSKEEVIRLKQKRRTLKNRGYAQSCRYKRVQQRHVLEGEKTQLIQQVDHLKQEISRLVRERDAYKEKYEKLISNGFRENGSSSDNNPSSPEFFMSSRKFLHL